The proteins below come from a single Longimicrobium sp. genomic window:
- a CDS encoding nucleotide sugar dehydrogenase, which produces MSAAKDQILSRIGDNTAVVGVVGLGYVGLPLAVELARNGYRTLGVDISERVVDAVNAGRSHVQDVPSDVLSAFVGEGLLSATADLSRLAECDAISICVPTPLNKTKEPDLSYVVSAAQAVLKALRPGQLVILESTTYPGTTRDVLLPILEQSGLAVGEDFFLCFSPERVDPGNPVWHTRNTPKVIGGVTAACMEAGTSLYGSVFDTLVKVESAEAAELVKVYENTFRMINIALANELAQACDKLGVDVWGVIEAAATKPFGFMKFTPGPGLGGHCIPLDPHYLSWKMRTLEYKTRMIELASEINAEMPEYVVRKVADALNGARKAVNGSRVLVLGVAYKRDIDDLRESPALDVIGLLQARGAEVVYHDPFCPEISDDGHTGLAGLPMRSAALTAELLRSADVVVVVTDHSSVNYALVAREAPLVVDTRGVMRSVRGPARVLGLSSSARQEECGEALDFAHAVPLARRA; this is translated from the coding sequence ATGAGCGCGGCGAAAGACCAGATCCTTTCCAGGATCGGCGACAATACGGCGGTTGTGGGGGTGGTGGGGCTGGGGTACGTGGGGCTGCCGCTGGCGGTGGAGCTCGCGCGCAACGGCTACCGCACCCTGGGTGTGGACATCTCCGAGCGGGTGGTGGACGCGGTGAACGCGGGGCGCAGCCACGTGCAGGACGTGCCCAGCGATGTGCTGTCGGCGTTCGTGGGCGAGGGGCTCCTCTCGGCCACCGCGGACCTTTCTCGGCTGGCGGAGTGCGACGCGATCTCCATCTGCGTGCCCACGCCGCTCAACAAGACCAAGGAGCCGGACCTCAGCTACGTCGTCTCCGCCGCGCAGGCGGTGCTCAAGGCGCTGCGGCCCGGGCAGCTGGTGATCCTGGAGAGCACCACGTACCCGGGCACCACCCGCGACGTGCTGCTCCCCATCCTGGAGCAGAGCGGCCTGGCGGTGGGCGAGGACTTCTTCCTCTGCTTCTCGCCCGAGCGGGTGGACCCGGGGAACCCCGTGTGGCACACCCGCAACACGCCCAAGGTGATCGGCGGCGTGACCGCGGCGTGCATGGAGGCCGGCACGTCGCTGTACGGCAGCGTCTTCGACACGCTGGTGAAGGTGGAGAGCGCCGAGGCGGCCGAGCTGGTGAAGGTGTACGAGAACACCTTTCGCATGATCAACATCGCGCTGGCCAACGAGCTGGCGCAGGCGTGCGACAAGCTGGGCGTGGACGTGTGGGGGGTGATCGAAGCGGCGGCCACCAAGCCGTTCGGCTTCATGAAGTTCACCCCCGGTCCGGGGCTGGGCGGCCACTGCATTCCGCTGGACCCGCACTACCTGTCGTGGAAGATGCGCACGCTGGAGTACAAGACGCGCATGATCGAGCTGGCCAGCGAGATCAACGCGGAGATGCCCGAGTACGTGGTGCGCAAGGTGGCGGATGCCCTGAACGGGGCCCGCAAGGCGGTGAACGGGAGCCGCGTGCTGGTCCTTGGCGTCGCCTACAAGCGCGACATCGACGACCTGCGCGAGAGCCCGGCGCTGGACGTGATCGGGCTGCTGCAGGCGCGCGGCGCGGAAGTGGTGTACCATGACCCCTTCTGCCCCGAGATCAGCGACGACGGGCACACCGGCCTCGCCGGGCTGCCGATGCGCAGCGCGGCGCTCACCGCCGAGCTGCTGCGCTCGGCCGACGTGGTGGTGGTGGTGACGGACCACAGCTCCGTAAACTACGCGCTCGTGGCCCGCGAAGCGCCCCTGGTGGTGGACACCCGCGGCGTCATGCGCAGCGTGCGCGGGCCGGCGCGGGTGCTGGGGCTCTCGTCGTCCGCCCGCCAGGAGGAGTGCGGGGAGGCGCTGGACTTCGCCCACGCCGTGCCGCTGGCCAGACGGGCGTAG